AGTAAAATGACCTTATACTGTCTTAAAGCCAAACTTGTTAGCCGTAAGTTGATTAAAAAATAGCTTGCCCCTTGTATTTTAATATTTTTATTTTGTCGATATTCTTTTATCAATAACAATAAACCTTCTATATGTTGTTGTAATATATATCGTTCTTTGCTCAGAATTCATTTTATCATCCAATAAAAAATAATAATCAAATGAAGAGCCTCCATGAATTTTAACGATTCCATTTTTAGGTTTTTCCACTAAAAGAAAATTAGAGAAATATTATAATTTACCATTTTTTACTAGCGAAGGGATATCAAAAAAAGGAGCGGTTATTGAAATTAAAATTATTAATGTTAGAAATATAATTACAGCTAAACCTAAGGTAATCTGAATTTTGATTTGTTCTTTTGAGTTTTGCGCATAATATCTATTCTTCATTAATTTCAATTTGAATTATTGCTAACGTTTGGGTTGTGGTTTTCGTTGTATTAAAATCTTGCCGGATTTTTTGAAAGAGGTCCAAGATAGGAAATTTACGAGGACTTTGCGAGTAGGAAATTCAGTCGCAATATGCTAGGCATGGTGTTGTGTTTTAGCTTAATCAATTTCACTATTAATAAGTTGTAGTATTTCATTTTGCATTGCTGAAATACTGTTCAACTCACTTATAATCATTTTGTTGTAATAAAATCGTTGAGCTATTAACGAGCCTAATAAATTGGAATTTAATATCATTGATGATGAACTTAATTTAACCTTATTGAGCCTATCAATTGTATAGGCATAAGTGTTTTGATATACATCAATCATATCACTATTTTGTCCTAATAACGGACATATTTGAATATTTGCTAAAACTCTCACATCCTTCTCATCTTCACTTAAATCAGCAACTTCTCTTTTAAAGCGACTTATTAAAGTTTTTAGTTTTTCATTTTTTATCAAATCAATATTTCCAGTTGATATTATCACATCTATAGTCGACGTAGTAGGAATGTATGTTGGTGCGGCAATAGCGGCTATTGATAAGGTATCAGCAATTTTAATTTTAATGTCTTTTGGATTAGTTTTTAAAATTTCAATAAACTTGTTCAAATTGCGATGATATTTATTGTTTGCAAACGTTAATACTTTAATTTCTTTTTGATTTTTATTAAAATCTTCTTTCAGATTGTTTAAAATTGATTGTTCAGTTATTCTATTGTTTATTTCCTGTTTTTTACTATTGATTTGCAAAGCGATTAAAATCCCTATAACTACAAGGATAATTTCGCCAATGGCATAAATTAGATATTTGCTGAACTTATTTTTAGTCAGCATTTTGTGACGAATTTTTCTAAAGAATTTTATCATTGTTTAGCGGTTCTGTTAATGAATGCCAATGGTTGGTGTAAGAATAGTTCGGTTTTGTGTCTGAGGATTTTCCGTAGGAAAATCAGTCAGTTGAGTATAGTAAATTTTAGTTCCGTCGCTTTACCAAGAAAATTTGGCCATTTTATCCCAAGAGTTTGAAATTAAAGAGTCCTTGAACAATTTTAATTCCACAATATTTGCACTTTTAGTCGATTTCCAATGTCCGATTAAGTCAGAATTAATATTGTTTTTAGAACAACTTTGCGAAAATGAAACTATTATTAAAATTGTGATAATGTTTTTCATTCAAATTATTGCCAACGTATGGGCAACACTATTCCGCTTAGCACCATTATATTTATTCTGCTAAATATAAAAAATATTCTTACAAATAAAGAAGGTTGCTGAAAATTAACCCAACTCCATATTGGCATTCAATTCATCAATATAACCTAAAAGTTCTTCTTTCCCTATGTCTTTAGAGGATGAGGTAATAAAATAATTGGGCATGGCTTCCCAAAATTGTAATAAGATATTTTTGTAGTCCTCGATATGTCGCGTTATGGCTCTTGGTTTTAATTTGTCGGCCTTAGTGAATATAATAGAAAAAGGAATGCCGTTTTCTCCCATCCATTGCATAAACTCCAAGTCTATGCTTTGTGGCTTATGCCGAATATCCACTAAAACGAAGGCGCTAACCAATTGCTCGCGAAAAGAAAAATATTGGGTAATGAATTTTTGAAAGGTTTTTTTGGAGCTTTTTGAAACACGGGCGTAACCATAACCTGGCAGATCGACTAAATGCCAGTTTTTGTTGATTAAAAAGTGGTTTATGAGTTGTGTTTTTCCTGGTTTGCCAGAAGTTTTAGCTAAACTTTTTCTGCCTGTAAGCATGTTGATTAATGACGATTTCCCTACGTTACTTCTGCCAATAAAGGCATATTCGGGCAAACTGCTTTTAGGGCATTTTTCGACATTGGAATTGCTTACAATAAATTCAGCTGATTTTATTTTCATGCTTTTAGTCATTCCCACTAGGGCAGGAATCTTTTATTTGAATAAATCTACTGGCTAAAACCCTCTTTTTTGTAGCCATTCGTTCATTATTTGGTTGAACTCTATGGGGTGTTCCATCATGGCGGCATGCCCACATTTGTCTATCCAAA
This genomic stretch from Flavobacteriaceae bacterium GSB9 harbors:
- a CDS encoding DUF6090 family protein, which gives rise to MIKFFRKIRHKMLTKNKFSKYLIYAIGEIILVVIGILIALQINSKKQEINNRITEQSILNNLKEDFNKNQKEIKVLTFANNKYHRNLNKFIEILKTNPKDIKIKIADTLSIAAIAAPTYIPTTSTIDVIISTGNIDLIKNEKLKTLISRFKREVADLSEDEKDVRVLANIQICPLLGQNSDMIDVYQNTYAYTIDRLNKVKLSSSSMILNSNLLGSLIAQRFYYNKMIISELNSISAMQNEILQLINSEID
- the yihA gene encoding ribosome biogenesis GTP-binding protein YihA/YsxC; amino-acid sequence: MKIKSAEFIVSNSNVEKCPKSSLPEYAFIGRSNVGKSSLINMLTGRKSLAKTSGKPGKTQLINHFLINKNWHLVDLPGYGYARVSKSSKKTFQKFITQYFSFREQLVSAFVLVDIRHKPQSIDLEFMQWMGENGIPFSIIFTKADKLKPRAITRHIEDYKNILLQFWEAMPNYFITSSSKDIGKEELLGYIDELNANMELG